TTGGCAAGGATTTGATCCGCTGGCTTCACTAGCATCTCAATCAATTCTTTGCGCCAAGATTCACCTGCCCAAAAATCTGCTTCTTTAGATTTTTTGGTATGGAAATGGCCAACATAATCATATTGGGAGAGTTGCTCTTTTAAGAGCAGCATTGGCAACACATCTCGTCCAATGTTTCCAGTCACCACAACCGTGGTATCTTGTGCTCGATGAGAAAGAATTTTCTCAATAGCCTGCTTCTTCTCTTCTACATCTGTCGTAATCCATAAGTCATAGGTGAAATGAAAAGTTTGGAAAGCATCTAGAAATTCTTCCAAGAGGTCCACATAAAAGACATGGAGATGAACCGCAACTTTTCTATCGAAATTCTCTTCCAATTCTTTGTTTTTCAAGTACTTACGCGATAACAAATACGGATAGTCCGGACGATCAATCATAGACATGTGGTTGAGAATCAAATCTAATGGATAGTCCGATATACGTTCCAATTCATCAAAAATGTAAGGAATGATTCCTTCATTATTTGCAATAGTTTTGACTTTGATGAAAGGAACCTTATGAAGGAGAATCGCTGTAGGATTGTAGTAAGAAAAGTCCGGATAGAGCATCCCTATGGTGTCTTCATGAATGGTATCAAAGACCGTCTTATAGCGAAAACCAGCATCCAAGAAATTCGTTGTGACCTTGGTCTCGTAGTGATCAATCACATCTTGAACATTGGTGAAGTCTTGAACACCCTGCCAAAATTCTAGGAAGGCGCTTGATGTCAACACCTGTTTTTTAAAACTGAGATAATAACTCTGAATATGCTCGTTAAAATCCTTGTCTTTCCGGTAATTGGTCATTCCCCAGAAATCCACTTCATCATCATGTTCAAACTGCTGATAAATGGGGTCTAGATCCCAAAGCGGTCCAAAACAGGTATCATTCATGAGGGTAACCGAATCAAAATGAGCCAGTTGGTCAAAGCCAACTGTCTTCATTCCATCCCGCCAAGCCGCAAAGTCAAAGCCACTATTTTGGCGCTCTAGAATATCGTCTACCAGATGCTGTGCTACTAAATTAGACTTCACATCTTCTGGTAGCTGACTATTGGAGATAAAGACCACCCGTGAATACAAGGGGCGAATCTTTTCTAATTGATAGAGTACATGCCCACTAATAAAATTAAACTTATTGTAGTGAACATATAAAAGTAAACGTTGCATATTATTTCCTTATTCTAAAGAATTTCAAGATTTTTGTTGGAATGGTCCAACGGCGAGAATGGATGACGGAATTGTATTCATGAGATAATTTTTTATGATTCTCATGTAAGTTGAATAGGTGTCTGCAAAATTCTTCGTCACTTTCTTTTTCATAGGAGAATTGAAATTGATTACCCGAACTATTCGAAAGATCAAACAGAATATGTGGATGGGTATTAAAGAAAACCAGAACATCCTCGAAATCAATTCCGTTTGAAGTTACAAGAGGAATTTCTCTTTGATCCTCCAATGCAATCAATGACAATTTATTATAGGATCCCGAAAATTCTGAAAGTAATATTTTTAGACTCTTTTCCTTTTCAAGCTGGAAGATAATAGAGCCCTTATTTTCCATTCTCTCTTTTGTTATTTCATGGTAGGCTGAGTGGAGTCCATCGTGTGAAGCTGAAATCACCACTTGAGATTTACCAATCACTTCGAGATCACGATTATTGAATTTCATCCCCAAAAATCGAGCATACTTAGAGGAAAGCTTTTGGTTACAAATTGGCGTTTCTACTTCAATGTTATCTTTAAAAACAGCATAGATCGTCTTAAGATTATATTTCTTTCGAGCGAGTTCTTGATCCAGTAATTGTTTTTCTTTAAAGCTATCAAAATTCTCAATCACTGTAGCCATTTGTTGACTTAGCAGATCTCTTTCTCCTAGTGGATATAAATTCCCAGATTCTAAAAATCTACTCGAAGACAAATGACCTAAATTATCAGAAATAATTGCCGGAACACCATTTAAAACTGATTCCACAAATACTAAAGAAAATGTTTCTAATTTAGCAGGCAAGACGAGGATATCTTTCTCTGTCACCAAAGACCATGGATCTGAGTGAAAACCAACAAAAGTTACATGATCTAGATGATGAGTTTGAATATAGTCATCCATCAACTTTTTGTACTGCTCATCCCATCCTCCGATAAAGACCAGTTCAATATCTTTCCGATTTAACTGATTATAAGCAGTGAGCAACTCAAGCTGATTTTTCCGTTCATTAATCCCACCAATGGATACAAAACGAGAAATAGTAGAATTCTTGAGAGGTCGCTCTTGAACTTCTGTATAGGGGATAAACGGAATCAATTTATCAGTCGTAAAATAATTCGTTAGAGTCTGGTACAATTCCCCTTCTACTACAAAAATTTTATCAGACAAATCATCGATTAAAGGAATTAATTCCTTATAATAACCGAACTCACCAAAAGGAAATTCATGAATAATATAAAAATGTCTGACCTTTTCACATGCAGCTGCAATAGCACCCTGAAACACATTGACTGTATTCGAAATAACCAGTTCGATCTGTTCATTCTGGATGATTTCTCTTACTTCCTCAATATTCTTTTGTTGAGAGGCTTGAATTTCTAAATCCAAAATATCTAGCGTTTTAGACTCAGGCCACCACCACTGATTCGTTTTTAACTGAAATAGTTTAATTCCAGTTATATCCATATGACGGAGATAGTCTTTATCAATGTGCGGAGCATTATCCGGTATCACATTGTAAACTTCGTGACCTTGCTGAACCAACAATTTCATTAAGTTCACAATCGCTACTTCTGCTCCACTAAACATGGCTCCAACAGGAGAAACAAATAAAATTTTCATAGCCTATACCAAAGAAATTATTCCCACTTGCCTTGACGAATTAACAATCCGGTAGAAGAATCCAACTCCGAACGATTTGTTCGATCCACAACCCGATCAATTGAAAAGATAGGAGGGTTCGTTGTCGATAATATTGCTAAGTTTTCTTGATTTTCATCTCTTAAAAATGCTACTAGTCTTAACTTCACATGATTAAAGTATGGTAACTTACATTTATAGGTAACTTTTTTGGGACCAATGCCAGATAATGGAATATCCATGGAATTATCGTTATACAGTCCATTTCCAGTAGAAATATCAACAAATGAAAAGGCTATATGAGGATTAACAGACTCATCTAATAGATTAAATGAAAACTCAATCACCACCTCATCATCAGGAGTTACTTTCTTAGGAGAAAGCAATCTAGCTGTGAAACCTTCAACTTCCGTTGTAACCAAGCCCTCATCTTCATTTCCATTATGATGGGAGTTCGATTCCAAATTGTCAAAACTATATTGATCAGAAACATCAAAGGGATCACCAATGGCTTTCACCAATCCATTTTCAATCAAAACAGCCTTGTTACAATATTTCTTGACGGCTCCCATATCATGGGTAACAAGGATAGTAGTTTTCCCTGATTTCTTGCGTTCTTGGAAGTAATCGTTACACTTGCGTTGGAAGGCCTCATCTCCTACTGCGAGGACCTCATCCAAAATCAAAATATCCCCTTGGGCCTTAATGGCAACTGAAAAGGCTAAGCGAACCTGCATGCCTGATGAGTAGTTCTTTAGCTTCTGGTTCATGAATTCATGCAACTCAGCAAAGTCTACGATATCATCGTACATGGCATCAATTTCAGCTGTTGAGAAGCCCAGCATAGCCCCATTCATGTAGACATTTTCCCGACCGGTCAGTTCTGGGTTAAAGCCCACTCCAAGCTCAATAAAAGACACCAGTTTCCCATCGATGGTGACGGTGCCTTTTTCTGGCACATAGATTTCAGAAATAATTTTCAAGAGAGTCGATTTTCCAGAACCATTTCTTCCGAGGATCCCGAAAAAGTCTCCTTTTTCTACTTCAAAAGAAATATCCTTGAGAACGTGCTGTTCTTTATAACCTTTAATACCTTTGAAGCGATTGACCAGGGCAGTTCGAAGACTATTGGTTGCCTCTGTTGGCAACTTAAAGTACTTGCTGACATGGTCTACTTTTACTGCAATTTGTTTATCTGTCATTAGAGAATCTCCGCAAATTTCTTAGCATGTTTGTTAAAGTAAGCAAAGCCAGCAACAAAAATAAGAATTGGTAAAACATAAGGAATCAAAACCAAGAACTTATTTTCCACCAAAAGCCAGACAGGGGTGTTGGCCTTATCAATCAAGAAATACCGCATGTCTTGAATAATTTGTGCTAATGGATTCATCATGACCAATTTAGCCGCCCATGGATTGCGGTCTGCAATAAAGGTAATTGGGTAGATAATTGGCGTCGCATACAATCCAGCTTGCAAGAGTACTTCCCAGACTTGACCTAGGTCACGGAAACGGACAAAAAATGTCGCTAAGATCAATGCACATCCTGTCGCCATCAAGAACAACTCAAAGAATAGCGGAATCACCATCAAAGCTGTCCAAGAGAATGTCACCCCATTAAAGAATGAAAAAATCAAAACAACAATAAGGTTAATGACAAAGTTAATGGCTGCTCCTGAAATCGCAGACAAGACAATGATGTGTTTGGAGAAGTTCAATTTTCGCAGCAAGTCGCCTCGACTAACAATCGACACCATCCCCATAGATGTTGCTTCTGAGAAAAAGCCCCAGATTACATTGGCCAATAAGAGGGCAACTGGGAAATGGGGCACATCTCCACCCAAACGTAAGAAGCGGATGAAGACGACATACATGATTGTAAAGGTCATCAAGGGCTTTAAAATCGACCAAAGATAACCGATCGCTGATCCTTGGTAGCGTAATTTAAAGTCTGTTTTAATTAATTCTCGTAATAAAATTCGATTTTTCTGACTAAAAACGTCAAACATTATTTTTTACCTCGATATGCAAACTTTGTCAGAATCAAGCTGGTAAACACAAAGGTGTGAAAAGCCCGGTTCTTCCGATAACCATACTGACGAATCCGTCTCAAACGTTCTTTTAGTGGAACGTCCATGATGGTCACAAAGTTTTCAATAATTTCTTTATTTTGGGGACTGACTGGCAGATCCAATAAATTTTTTGCTTGTTCTTGACTGGACTCGATGAGATTCCAATATTTAGCAAAAAGAATATGAGGGCGAACCCAGTTTTTAACCCGTTTTCTAAGTGTACGAGCACCCAGAACATTGCTACTGTGCTGCCGGTACAATTCTGTCGGCTGATCGATATAGATCAACTTTCCAAAGGCAGTTGCTAGTAATGCTAAATACCAATCATGCATAAGGAGGGCATGTTTTTCTTGACCCGTCCATAACTCCGCCAACGCGTGATTAATCATGGCTACACCGCCAGTTACCGTATTTTCTGTCAGCTCTTGAATGAGTTCTGTATTGGCATGATCAGACTGGGTGCGAATCATGCTCTCATGTTGAACATTCAAGTTTTCATCGACCACTTTTAAATCTGTGTAGACCAGCAAAGGCTCCTCTTGCGGATGTTTCTCTGCTTCTTCCACTTGTAGGGCAATCTTTTCAGGAAGCCAGACATCATCTTGGTCACTAAAGCAATAAAAATCAGCTTTTTCATATTTTAAGAGTGTGTGAAAACTCTTGATGACACCCAGATTTTCGATAGCCTCCTGGTTAATAAAGCGAATGCGCTCATCCTGGGCCACCAACTCTTGAATGATCTCCACCGTACCGTCTGTTGACCCATCATCTCGGATCAAGAGTTGCCAGTCTTGATAAGTCTGGCCTTTGATACTTTTGACCTGCTCTTTTAGATACTGTTCACCATTATAGGTGGACAACAAGATATTTACTTTCATGATAAGAATAATTCCTCGTACTCACCTACAATTTTTTCCCAGGTAAAGTTTTGCTTCATATTGGCCTTGGCTCGTTGACCCCATTCAGATACATCTTCTAAAGAATCGACCTGGTTAATCAAATGCGCCAAATTTCCAGTTTCTTTAGTCCAATATTGAGCTGTGTCCTTGGCAACCGTTTGGTTAAAGGAGACTCCCAAAACTAAATTCAGATCCGTCTGAGCGAGAGCCTCTAAAAGACCAGGATTGGTTCCGCCCACTTCATGACCATGGATATAGGCAAAGGCTTCTTTACGGATATACTTCAACAGGTCTTGATCATAGACCGTTCCTACGAACTTGACGCGCGGATCCTGATCAAATCCAGTCCGAGTTCGTAACTCTTCAAAATAGGGATTACCTTCATGGTTACAAATGATCACTAAATCCCGTCTGCTTGAAGAGGCCATAAATTCACGAATGGCAGTCTCATAATTATTTTCTGGGACAAAGCGACCCAAGATCAAGTAATAGTTCTTCTCTTGTGTCTGCCACTTCTGATAAAGTTCTCTGACCTTCCAATCCTGACTGGTTAGGCTAGTCGGAGACAAGTCCGTTCCATAGGCAATATAAGTCGTCTGGGACCAAGGATAGGCTTCCTTGATATAGGACTCAATGCCCGGATTGTCAGATATTACCAAGTCCGCGTGGCGCGTCATGATCTTTTCAGAATACTTGAGATAGGCTTGAATCGGTTTGGCCCACTTGGCCCGCTTCCACTCCAGTCCATCTGGATTGATATAAAATCGTCCGCCTATCTTATGGATCTTACGCGCAAAAGGCGCCACAAAGGCCCCGATTGTATTGCCCAAGACATAAAAAATCGGCTGTTCAATTCCTTGTTTCTTAATAAGCTTCAAAGCATAGTTGATGGCCATCATATCATAGGCAATGACACGCGCAGGCCCAAGCTTAGGGGGGTTAATGGTATAACAATCGACACCCTGGTAGTCAAAATGTTGATAAGCTTGATCATTAGAAAGGCAGGCAACATGGTACTGGATATCTGGAGACACTTGATGCGAAACCAATTGGTCCACAAAAGTCTCAAAACCGCCATATTGAGCCGGAAGTCCACGACTTCCGATAATAAAAACATGTTGCATAGAGTTCCCTTTCAAATCATTCACAGTCTATTCAATTATACCATTTTCTAGGCTTTTTGCCTAATCCAAACAGAAAAGCGACCCTCAAGGGCCGCTTCTATTTGATCTTATTTCACTTCTTGTTTATAAAATTCTTTCAAGGCATCCTTCCAGGTTGGAATAACGAATCCTGTAGCTTTCGCTTTTGCCAAACTCATTGTGGAGTTAAGTGGACGTTTCGCTTTAGCAGGGAATTGGCTGGAATCCACCGGCTTCACTTCTACATCCGTATCTTTGAGGATCTCAACTGCAAAGTCATACCAAGTTGTATCTTCTGCTGCATCATTTGAAAGGTGGTAATAACCATATTCCTTACGGTTTTCAGCCAAATAAGTCATAAACTCTGCAAGAGTACGGGTCCAGGTCGGACGACCATGTTGGTCATTAACAACTGTAAGTGTTTTGTGAGTCTTGGCTAAGTTCTGCATGGTGAAGACAAAGTTCTTACCGTAGTTTCCAAAGACCCAAGCTGTACGGATGATATAAAAGTTAGACACATACTTCTCAACTAATTCTTCCCCCATACGTTTGGTACGACCGTACTCTGTTTGAGGATCTGGTTGATCGTCTACTTCCCATTCTTGTCCCACTGGTTTATTCCCATCAAAAACGTAGTCGGTTGAGATATAGACCAAGGTTGCACCATGCTTTTCAGATGCTTTTGCTACATTTTCTGTACCCGTCACGTTGATGGCATAGTCCAACTCTTTTCCTTCATCTTCTGCAGCATCAACAGCTGTGTAGGCAGCACAGTGATAAACCAAGGTTGGTTTTACTTCCGCAAATACCTCGTCTACTTTCTCTGCATTTGTGATATCCATTTCAGCCACATCAACAGCTACATATTCTTCATTTCGTTCATCTAGTAAATGGCGAAGCTCCGTTCCAAGTTGACCATTTGCACCTGTAATTAAAATCATATTATATTCCTTTCAAATGCTTTTCCCTATCATTATAGCAAAAAAAGCAGAAGTTTTCTGCTTTTTACTCACTTTTCTCTTTGATGACATATATTGGACGTTTCTTAGTCTCCATGAAGATCTTACCGATATATTTCCCTAAAATTCCAATGGTTAGTAATTGAAACCCTCCCAAAAAAAGAATTACTGTCATGAGGGATGGCCATCCAGAAGTGGGATCCCCAATGACTAAGGTACGGATCACAATTAGAATCATCATAATAAAAGCCAATATCCAAGATAAAAGTCCACCAAAAAAGGCAATATTTAGGGGAGCATCTGAAAAATTGACAATCCCTTCAATGGAGTATTTAAAGAGGGACCAAAAATTCCAAGATGTTTCTCCTACCACGCGCTCTATATTTTTATATTCTAGATATTCTGTTTCAAATCCTACCCAGACAAAAATCCCTTTTGAAAAACGATTGTACTCCGATAACTCTATAATAGCATCGACCATAGGTCGGCGCATCAAACGAAAATCACGCGCACCATCAACCATTTCCACTTGGCTAATATGATTGATCAATTTATAAAACATCTGTGCAAAGAAAGAACGAATCGGTGGTTCCCCATCACGGGTTACGCGTCTCGTTCCGACACAGTCTAAATCCGGCTGTTCCTCCAACTTCTGCTTCATTTCAATCAATAACTCCGGAGGATCCTGCAGATCCACATCCATGACGGTCACGTATTCACCACTAGCAGCTTCAAGCCCAGCATATAGTGCAGCCTCTTTCCCGAAATTTCGAGAAAAAGAAAGGTAGTGCACATTTGAATCTGTAACATGTAGCTTTCGAAGAACGGATAGCGTACCATCTGAAGAGCCATCATTTATAAAAATATACTCAAACTTTTCTCCCATCTCCATCCGAACACGTTCCATCTCTTTATAAAACAATGGAATTGATTCTTCTTCGTTAAAACATGGGACTACAACTGATATGGTCATCTCTTACTCCTTGATTTATTCACTTTTTATTGTAACAAAAAGCTTTGATTTTCCCTAGTATATAACTTAATTGTATGCTGAAACATGAAGTTAATAGTATTGACTAATAGTTGCAATGATTGAGACAAGAATAAACAAGGTAGCAATGTAACTAAATGTATATTCTACTTCATTCTGATTGTATTCAAGCGGTTCTGTTCTATTCTGATTCCAAAACAGTCTTCTTGAAAAATTAGTTATACAACCAAGGAGTATAAAAATTCCTGCAAAATATCTCCCCTGAATACCTTTAATAGAAATATCAGCAACCTCACCCCACATTAGATAGGCTGTCATTAGAATTCCAAAAACAATCCCCATTGAGACGAGAACTACCCCAAACTTCGCAAAAGTTTTTAGTGGTTTTCCATTTGGAAGTACAACTAATGTAACTGAGATGAATATCAAATAAAACCACATAAAAGCTTTCGCATCATAAGTCAACCAACCAAAAGTAAATAATGATTGTAATTTAAATGGAATAAAATTCACAACTTCTTTAATCATCATTCTCGTGAAGTCAGAAAAATGATGCAAGGTAAATATAATCTTTTTCATTGGATTAACTGCTGGATTCGGATGCACAACCGTTGCATTAATCCCACTTGTCACCTTCAACCAAATTACACTGGTTAGAGCTACCATAAGAATAGAACCAGCAATTAGAAGATATTGTTTTTTATTGAGTTTCTCTTTTGGTAAAAAAGCTAATAAACAGATCAATAACACATAAGGCAATTTGGAAAAAGCTATTAAAATACATAGGAGACTATAGGAGAGTATATCTCTATTACTAACTTTATCTTTTTCAAAATAGGATAAAAATAGACCAATAACTAAAAAGATGAGACCATTAGCAAATGCATCCTGATTAAACGATGCAGCAATATAAATATTAATAGGAATAATCGCCAGTAAGGAAAAGAATAATTGCTTATCTCCTGATTTCTTAACAGCTAATCGAACCAGTAAGGCAAAAACAAGTAGATTGAAAAATCTCCCTAGAAAAATCGAAGCAAATACACTTAAATGTAGGATACGAGCAAGGATAATCCCTAAGGTTTGTGGTAAGTAACTAACAAAAGAATAGCCATTTGTATTCCCTAAATTAGAATAAACAACTTTTTTATCAGAAACTTGTTTATCTTCAAGTTCCGTTTGTAATAGAGGCTTTTTAAATTCTCCTTCAACCTCAGATATATCAGATGACACCTTCATTTCCTCAACCGAAGATGGCAAATATAAGTGACCATCACTTATATATAAGGCCCTAGAATAATGGAAGTTTTCATCTGGACTATCCATATTTGGAGTATAGACACAAAATACTAGTCCTGTAAATAAGATTATTGAGAAGATTTTATTGTATAACTTCATATTTACTAGTGATAGAAATGTGAAAATTCCCCCAATGATAAGGAACGTTTTGATTGGTGCATTTTTAAAAGGACCATCGAAATAGAAATACGTACCAAACATCACAAACCAGATGAGCAAAATATAAAACTTCTTTTGCCAAATATTGTGAAAGAAATTTAAACCTTTTTTTGAAATATAATCTGTCATGTAATACCTTTTTTATCCTCTAACTTCTTAAACAAAGCATACCACTTTTGAACGATAACATCCTCTGCATAATTTCCTATAACATAGTCCTGTCCTCTTCTTCCAATCCCCTCTAGTATCTCAGGATTCGTTAGAAAATACCTCATTTTATTCGTCAATTCTCCAACACTTGGATTAAAAAGCATTTCGGGGGTAGCAGATTGCAGATCAGCAACTCCTTGCGAACAGTTATAAGTTAATACTGGAGTTCCTAAAACCATTGACTCTACAACCGACATACCAAAAGCTTCCGATTTAGAAGTTAATAACGTAAACAAAGATTTTTGGTAAACTTCCTTAACCTGAGTCGTTTTCCCTTTTAAGGTAATACGTTTTGTCATTCCTAATTGATCAATAAGTAATTGGAGAGTTTCCTTCAAATTTCCAGATCCGTATATATTAAAACTCACATCCGGAAATTCATCAGCTACTTGTGCAAAGGCCTGAATTTGATGATCAATTTGCTTAACAGGATCTAATCTACCAACAAATGAAATAATCTTTGACTTCTCTTGATAATCATTTTCTGATGCTTCTATATATCTTGGTAATGGATTTGTAATCGCAACAAATTTTTCCAATGGAATCTTATAATGCTGACTGATTAACTCTGAATAGGAATCTGATAAGAACATGATACAATCCAATTTCGGATACTTATTTTTAATAATATATGGATAAACTTTGTAGATTCCTTTGCATTCTAATACAAAATCAGCAGAAGAATGCATTTGTCCAATGAAGAAAGCATGATTAGAGAATTTCTTCAAACTTTTTTCCATCAGGAGATAAACAATTGGGTTTGCCAAGATGACCATTGGATTTTCAGATTTTGCTAATAAATCTGATAAAATCGTATCTAATTTTTTTGAGAAAAACTTCTCTTTTAAAAATAACCACGGTTTTTCAAAAAAAATATCTTCCTGGTATAATAAAATTTCTTGATATTTCTCCTGTACCTTTACATACTTTTCCTGTGATTGGATAGCACAGCCGACAACAGTCACCTTATTCCCATCTTCAGCAAATCGTGTAGCCAGCTGATCCACAACCCTCTGAACGCCACCGATTCCACCTAGATGATGAGTGACAAAAATAATATCTCTTTTCATTTTCTATTTCCTTCTGAATTTTATGATACTAAAAATTGTTAAACTTCCAATTGCATATACTATCATTGCAATACAAAAACTAATAGAAGCTCCCATAATCTGGTACTTATTAACTAACTCAGTTGTAATCATTTTAGTAACGATAAACATCAGGATATACACAGACAATAAATAATAGTGTTTCCTCATGATAATTAGTATATTCTCAAGTATAATCGAAAAAGAATATAGAACACCAGAAAGGACAAGAATAGTCAATTCCAACTTATACTTCAATAAATCCAATCCAAATATCAAACTTAATACGTTGACACCTATTAAATAAGTTAAAAAAGTAATAACTATGCCTATTGAGAGAGTAAGAAGCAGGATTTTTAAAAACATTTTGTAAAATACCTGAAATTTTTTCCTCTGCCACAATTCGGCCATTTGTGTAATGAGTGGTCTTACCACTAAAATACACAGGCTCATAAAAAATACTGGCATAAACAGAATATTGTAATCCCTTTGAGCACCAGCCTCCACTATTCCTTTTGCATATGCGCCAGAAATTGATAATTTTGCCTCATTAAAAACGAGTGTTAATAAAAACCCGTAAATAAACAAAGAAAAGCAAACTCTAATAATTTTAAAGGATTCATCTATCGTATTTCTTGAAAAAATATTCCTAAAACTTAGCTTGTCAAATAATTTGAAATGAGCATAATCATAACTAAATACAAAAAATAAATTAAAGAGAGCTAGGGCCAATAAGGTTAGAACCATAGAATGAGACAACAAGAGTCCAAATAGAAGAATGAGCACACTTAAAGCATATCGATAAACCATGGCCTTCCCAGCAATATCTAAACGACCATGCTGTTGAAAATAGCCTTGAAATAAGTCAGAAAAAGCATCTGCTACACGATACACAATAATCCAAGTAATAATCATCACAGAATTATTCGTAAAATCATAGTTTATTGTCCATAAATATGGAAATAAACTAATCACCATCATGGTAACAGTCAGCAATCTTGTAAAATAGTATGCTGAAAAAGGGTGACTTGATTTGACATCTGTAGCTTGGTAATTTCGAACTTGAAATTGTCCGATAATAATCCATAAATTACCAATTGAGGTAGCTAGACTAAATTGATCTGCCACCTCACTTGTTTGCATTCTAGATACGATTAATAAATATAAAACAGAAACTGCTGCTGCTGCAAAATTCCCTAGCAGATTCCATATGTAAATACTTTTTTGAGAAGGAGTGTTATTCATCTTTCTCCTCATTCTTGTTTAAAGCAATGACTTGAACAAGATTTTTAAATTTGGTATCTAATTTTGACACTCGTACAGTTAACTGAAACTGATTCATCAATAGCAAGAAAATAATAAAAAGAAAAATAAAATTAACAGCAGATGCAATCCCTAAGGATGCTGCAATAAACTCTGCTAACTTTGGAAAAATACTAAAAACTAATAAAATTAATGAGAAGAAGATCCAAAACAAAGCGTCATTAATTTGTACACGAGATTTTCTAATATTCTGAAGGATGAAGCCGCATGTTCCCAATGAAACAAACACTAATACAACTTGAAACCAGATTGACATTCTATTTTCCTCTCTCCCTAAAATTCTGAATGAATAAAATAGATACGAACATATGAATCATGTACTTAATGGAACGTGAAAACGTTAGATAGCTTTCTCCTGCTTGTCTCTCTTCCATTCGAACTTGAACTTCTGAAATTGGAACACCATTTCTTAATAAATAAGAAACAGTATCTGGTTCAGGACCATAGTTAATATTTCTCGCAAAAACTTGTATTAAATCTTTAGAAAACATTCTCATTCCAGATGTTGGATCATTGATCGTTTTACCAGTTGTTAATTTAATAGCAAAACTAATAAGGGTATTCCCTAACATACGAAATGAATTTGGTCTTTTATCTGTTACAAATCGAGAACCAATCACCATTTTATTTCCTTTATCAATTTCTTCTTCTAAAGCAGCAATATACTCTGGAAGATGCTGACCATCTGCATCAAATTGAACTGCTTTTTCATAACCGTATTGGTAAGCATACAATAATCCA
The DNA window shown above is from Streptococcus sp. S1 and carries:
- the cps2T gene encoding beta 1-4 rhamnosyltransferase Cps2T — encoded protein: MQHVFIIGSRGLPAQYGGFETFVDQLVSHQVSPDIQYHVACLSNDQAYQHFDYQGVDCYTINPPKLGPARVIAYDMMAINYALKLIKKQGIEQPIFYVLGNTIGAFVAPFARKIHKIGGRFYINPDGLEWKRAKWAKPIQAYLKYSEKIMTRHADLVISDNPGIESYIKEAYPWSQTTYIAYGTDLSPTSLTSQDWKVRELYQKWQTQEKNYYLILGRFVPENNYETAIREFMASSSRRDLVIICNHEGNPYFEELRTRTGFDQDPRVKFVGTVYDQDLLKYIRKEAFAYIHGHEVGGTNPGLLEALAQTDLNLVLGVSFNQTVAKDTAQYWTKETGNLAHLINQVDSLEDVSEWGQRAKANMKQNFTWEKIVGEYEELFLS
- the rfbD gene encoding dTDP-4-dehydrorhamnose reductase is translated as MILITGANGQLGTELRHLLDERNEEYVAVDVAEMDITNAEKVDEVFAEVKPTLVYHCAAYTAVDAAEDEGKELDYAINVTGTENVAKASEKHGATLVYISTDYVFDGNKPVGQEWEVDDQPDPQTEYGRTKRMGEELVEKYVSNFYIIRTAWVFGNYGKNFVFTMQNLAKTHKTLTVVNDQHGRPTWTRTLAEFMTYLAENRKEYGYYHLSNDAAEDTTWYDFAVEILKDTDVEVKPVDSSQFPAKAKRPLNSTMSLAKAKATGFVIPTWKDALKEFYKQEVK
- a CDS encoding glycosyltransferase family 2 protein, which produces MTISVVVPCFNEEESIPLFYKEMERVRMEMGEKFEYIFINDGSSDGTLSVLRKLHVTDSNVHYLSFSRNFGKEAALYAGLEAASGEYVTVMDVDLQDPPELLIEMKQKLEEQPDLDCVGTRRVTRDGEPPIRSFFAQMFYKLINHISQVEMVDGARDFRLMRRPMVDAIIELSEYNRFSKGIFVWVGFETEYLEYKNIERVVGETSWNFWSLFKYSIEGIVNFSDAPLNIAFFGGLLSWILAFIMMILIVIRTLVIGDPTSGWPSLMTVILFLGGFQLLTIGILGKYIGKIFMETKKRPIYVIKEKSE
- a CDS encoding DUF2142 domain-containing protein, which encodes MTDYISKKGLNFFHNIWQKKFYILLIWFVMFGTYFYFDGPFKNAPIKTFLIIGGIFTFLSLVNMKLYNKIFSIILFTGLVFCVYTPNMDSPDENFHYSRALYISDGHLYLPSSVEEMKVSSDISEVEGEFKKPLLQTELEDKQVSDKKVVYSNLGNTNGYSFVSYLPQTLGIILARILHLSVFASIFLGRFFNLLVFALLVRLAVKKSGDKQLFFSLLAIIPINIYIAASFNQDAFANGLIFLVIGLFLSYFEKDKVSNRDILSYSLLCILIAFSKLPYVLLICLLAFLPKEKLNKKQYLLIAGSILMVALTSVIWLKVTSGINATVVHPNPAVNPMKKIIFTLHHFSDFTRMMIKEVVNFIPFKLQSLFTFGWLTYDAKAFMWFYLIFISVTLVVLPNGKPLKTFAKFGVVLVSMGIVFGILMTAYLMWGEVADISIKGIQGRYFAGIFILLGCITNFSRRLFWNQNRTEPLEYNQNEVEYTFSYIATLFILVSIIATISQYY
- a CDS encoding glycosyltransferase produces the protein MKRDIIFVTHHLGGIGGVQRVVDQLATRFAEDGNKVTVVGCAIQSQEKYVKVQEKYQEILLYQEDIFFEKPWLFLKEKFFSKKLDTILSDLLAKSENPMVILANPIVYLLMEKSLKKFSNHAFFIGQMHSSADFVLECKGIYKVYPYIIKNKYPKLDCIMFLSDSYSELISQHYKIPLEKFVAITNPLPRYIEASENDYQEKSKIISFVGRLDPVKQIDHQIQAFAQVADEFPDVSFNIYGSGNLKETLQLLIDQLGMTKRITLKGKTTQVKEVYQKSLFTLLTSKSEAFGMSVVESMVLGTPVLTYNCSQGVADLQSATPEMLFNPSVGELTNKMRYFLTNPEILEGIGRRGQDYVIGNYAEDVIVQKWYALFKKLEDKKGIT